One Edaphobacter lichenicola DNA window includes the following coding sequences:
- a CDS encoding Ig-like domain repeat protein, with amino-acid sequence MGKGISLAVVRGILAVVVSFSLPDLAIGQVTPQITQPVDASVRTRISGTVHPLANTQNDLGRADASLAMKDMVLTLRASATQKAQLKQLADDLHNVNSANYHHWLTPAQFGAQYGPADSDVKAASDWLTANGFKIEEVSAAKTWIRFSGVAQQVEQAFGTEIHKYSAKGVTHYANASELSLPAALAPAVSGVVSINNFLKRPQHVTPGTVARSEDGKLLRVKGSTTGPSTAGIDTTLAAGPAFTSTGSQEENYLAPGDFAKLYNTTPLINAGVNGEGVSIAIVGRSDISLSDVEAFRTLFKLPFNDPKITYATTDPGVIAGDDEEAILDVEWSGAVAPKANINFVIGASTLTTDGVDISAAYIVDHALAPIMSISFGECESEIGATEMAFYHDLWQQASVEGITVLVSSGDGGSSGCVIPSEYRASPFGLGVNGLASTPYNVAVGGTELNDVDTNTYWNIANGSNLSSIKGYVPEAVWNESCNVFLPISATNCYYNPSYESTYAGGGGASSCATTTTDQYGKATCAAGYPKPSWQTGIGVPKDAVRDLPDVALAAAAGHDGFLLCYNGSCQWTKNSDGSLTLTQASVIGGTSAASPSFAGLLALVEQKNGTYQGQANYQLYKIAAQQTPSACNSSAETNLTQPTSCVFHDVTAGSNALSCPLRDPNCTVSIAGSTVFGDLSGYSATKGYDQASGLGSVDAANLVGAWEKAKLLDSVTNLALSKTTFAHGTPVTVTADVQALVGNGTPSGSIVLRSNEQPLLNPEVLTGGTYSGAINNLPGGTYRITAQYGGDATFKGSTSSPVTLTVSPESSTATGTTYTASRFYILGRRPIVEASSAQLANSFYVQFQISGQSGNGVPTGTIALSMGSQSIGKFPLDATGKIYVQCGPFTNCDYGLGTYTFVASYSGDSSFGPSTSSAPFTITKGSLNYAVALNNQTPPPGGEVVATVFFNNDPAVLPTGVVTLTRDDTGAILATGAINKSGTAVIPFLAPAGTYSVLASWKGDANYLPGYLASYEQIITTSSGAAATRTTLSASNSTATMGQETQFTVHVAATGKTTKLLTGTVTLYSAEGQLAGSMNLLGGQATGFVQWGHVAVEKVYAVYSGDANFAASSSSSFPVTVTRATATLALKANASKVVAGTESSLTAILSSALSATNVLAPTGTIQFYDSVNGAAEKAIGHPQALNSGNGGTILATLAPVLPEGRNVITAKYSGDTNWSPVFSITSAVIDVARGK; translated from the coding sequence ATGGGTAAGGGCATTTCACTCGCTGTAGTTCGTGGCATCCTCGCCGTGGTCGTGTCGTTTTCCTTACCGGATCTTGCCATCGGGCAAGTGACCCCACAGATCACGCAGCCGGTTGATGCCAGCGTCCGAACACGGATCTCCGGCACCGTACACCCATTGGCAAATACGCAGAATGACCTTGGGCGGGCGGATGCATCTTTGGCCATGAAGGATATGGTTCTCACTCTCCGTGCCAGCGCGACTCAAAAAGCTCAGCTCAAACAGTTGGCGGATGATCTCCACAACGTGAACTCGGCAAATTATCACCACTGGCTGACACCCGCACAGTTTGGCGCACAATATGGTCCGGCCGATAGTGACGTAAAGGCTGCGAGTGACTGGCTCACCGCCAATGGCTTTAAGATCGAGGAGGTCTCTGCAGCGAAGACCTGGATCCGTTTCTCCGGCGTGGCACAGCAGGTGGAGCAGGCCTTTGGAACAGAGATTCACAAGTACTCCGCCAAGGGCGTCACTCACTACGCAAACGCCTCTGAGCTCTCTCTGCCCGCTGCGCTGGCACCGGCGGTCTCGGGTGTAGTCAGTATCAATAACTTCTTGAAACGTCCGCAGCATGTCACTCCAGGCACCGTCGCCCGCAGTGAGGACGGCAAGCTCCTACGGGTGAAAGGCAGCACGACAGGTCCATCTACCGCGGGCATCGACACGACCCTCGCGGCCGGCCCAGCCTTCACGTCGACTGGTTCGCAGGAAGAGAACTACCTTGCGCCAGGTGATTTTGCTAAGCTCTACAACACCACGCCATTGATCAACGCGGGAGTCAATGGCGAAGGCGTCTCGATCGCTATCGTCGGCCGTTCCGATATCAGCCTGTCGGATGTAGAGGCCTTTCGCACGCTCTTTAAACTCCCATTCAATGACCCAAAGATTACCTACGCGACAACAGACCCTGGCGTAATCGCGGGTGACGATGAAGAGGCGATTCTCGACGTGGAGTGGTCCGGAGCCGTCGCTCCGAAGGCGAATATCAACTTCGTAATCGGCGCCAGCACACTTACAACCGACGGCGTCGATATCTCCGCCGCCTACATCGTCGACCACGCCCTCGCGCCCATCATGTCGATCAGCTTCGGCGAGTGTGAGTCTGAGATAGGCGCAACGGAGATGGCCTTCTATCACGACCTCTGGCAGCAGGCGTCGGTTGAAGGAATCACGGTTCTAGTCTCCTCGGGCGACGGCGGATCGAGCGGTTGTGTCATTCCAAGCGAATACCGTGCCAGTCCCTTTGGCCTGGGAGTAAACGGTCTCGCATCCACGCCGTACAACGTGGCAGTGGGAGGAACGGAGCTCAACGACGTCGACACGAATACTTATTGGAATATCGCAAACGGTTCAAACCTGTCTTCGATCAAGGGCTATGTGCCTGAAGCTGTCTGGAACGAGAGTTGCAACGTCTTTCTTCCGATCTCTGCGACAAATTGCTATTACAACCCAAGTTATGAGAGCACCTATGCCGGTGGCGGGGGAGCTAGCTCCTGCGCTACAACGACCACGGACCAGTATGGCAAAGCCACTTGCGCTGCCGGTTACCCAAAGCCCTCATGGCAGACAGGGATCGGTGTTCCGAAGGACGCTGTTCGCGATCTGCCGGATGTGGCGCTCGCGGCGGCAGCCGGTCACGATGGGTTTTTGCTCTGCTATAACGGCTCGTGTCAGTGGACTAAGAACTCGGATGGAAGTTTGACTCTGACGCAGGCCTCTGTGATCGGCGGAACCTCAGCGGCTTCGCCTTCGTTCGCCGGTCTGCTGGCACTAGTAGAACAGAAGAACGGGACCTACCAGGGTCAGGCAAACTATCAGCTTTACAAAATCGCAGCCCAGCAGACTCCCTCCGCCTGCAATTCGAGCGCGGAGACAAATCTCACCCAGCCAACGTCCTGCGTCTTTCACGACGTGACTGCCGGTTCGAATGCGCTCAGCTGCCCTCTTCGTGATCCCAACTGCACGGTCTCGATTGCCGGCAGTACAGTGTTTGGCGATCTGAGCGGATATTCGGCGACAAAAGGCTACGACCAAGCCAGCGGTCTTGGTTCCGTTGACGCCGCGAATCTCGTTGGCGCATGGGAGAAGGCCAAGCTCCTAGATTCCGTGACGAACCTCGCCCTTTCGAAGACCACCTTTGCTCACGGAACGCCGGTCACGGTTACAGCAGATGTGCAGGCTCTAGTCGGCAATGGAACCCCAAGCGGTTCGATCGTGCTACGTAGCAACGAACAGCCCCTTCTCAATCCGGAGGTCTTGACCGGTGGCACCTACTCGGGCGCGATCAATAACCTTCCCGGGGGTACCTATCGCATCACTGCACAGTACGGCGGCGATGCCACCTTCAAGGGCAGTACCTCCAGCCCTGTCACCCTGACGGTCTCTCCTGAAAGCAGCACCGCGACCGGTACAACGTATACCGCCTCCCGCTTTTATATTCTGGGGCGGCGGCCGATCGTCGAGGCGTCCTCCGCCCAGCTCGCAAACAGCTTCTATGTCCAGTTCCAGATCTCTGGGCAATCGGGCAATGGAGTACCGACAGGAACGATCGCGCTGAGTATGGGCTCGCAATCTATAGGCAAGTTTCCACTCGATGCTACCGGGAAAATCTATGTTCAGTGCGGCCCCTTCACAAACTGCGATTACGGGCTCGGCACCTATACCTTCGTCGCCTCCTATTCCGGAGACAGCAGCTTTGGTCCGAGCACGTCCAGCGCGCCTTTCACCATCACAAAGGGATCGCTGAACTATGCCGTAGCGCTGAATAACCAGACGCCGCCTCCAGGTGGTGAAGTTGTGGCCACGGTCTTCTTCAACAACGATCCGGCTGTCCTGCCGACGGGGGTGGTGACGCTCACGCGTGACGATACCGGCGCAATCCTCGCCACAGGCGCCATCAACAAGAGCGGTACGGCGGTGATCCCATTCCTCGCTCCGGCGGGTACGTATAGCGTCCTCGCAAGCTGGAAGGGCGATGCAAACTATCTCCCAGGGTATCTCGCCAGCTATGAGCAGATCATCACTACGTCATCCGGCGCAGCCGCGACCAGGACGACACTATCCGCGAGTAACAGTACAGCGACGATGGGCCAGGAGACCCAATTCACAGTGCATGTTGCAGCAACTGGAAAGACCACCAAGCTTCTAACGGGAACGGTCACTCTTTACTCAGCGGAAGGTCAGCTGGCTGGCTCCATGAATCTCTTGGGCGGTCAGGCCACAGGGTTCGTTCAGTGGGGTCATGTTGCGGTAGAGAAGGTCTACGCTGTCTACTCTGGAGATGCGAACTTCGCCGCCAGCAGCAGCTCCTCGTTCCCCGTCACCGTCACACGGGCGACGGCGACTCTTGCGCTCAAGGCAAACGCCAGCAAGGTCGTTGCCGGAACGGAGAGCAGTCTTACTGCTATCCTCAGCAGCGCTCTTTCTGCTACCAACGTGTTGGCTCCAACCGGAACCATCCAGTTCTATGATTCCGTCAACGGAGCAGCAGAGAAGGCAATTGGCCACCCACAGGCGCTGAACTCTGGCAACGGCGGAACCATCCTGGCAACGCTTGCTCCAGTGCTTCCGGAAGGGCGGAATGTGATTACGGCTAAATACAGTGGCGATACAAATTGGAGCCCGGTATTCTCAATAACTTCAGCCGTAATCGATGTGGCCAGAGGAAAGTAG
- a CDS encoding response regulator transcription factor → MSTQHTPEDNTLVQERVKNAPLRIMIVDDHPMVREGLAGILERQEMVIVGVAATGRQAIEMFAQYLPDILLLDLRLPDQSGIKVMRKILADRPDAKIIFLSSSQGDASIFDAISNGASGYLVKGIDGATLGEGIRRVWAGGRCLSPEAAEKLSQHVASKKLSEREIEVLQLISKGNSNKEIARLLFVTEDTIKMHVKKILGKLPANDRTQAVVIAIQRGLLDV, encoded by the coding sequence GTGAGCACTCAACATACTCCGGAAGACAACACACTCGTCCAAGAGCGCGTGAAGAACGCGCCGCTCCGCATCATGATCGTCGATGATCACCCTATGGTGCGAGAAGGACTCGCCGGCATTCTCGAGCGGCAGGAGATGGTGATCGTTGGCGTAGCCGCGACCGGCCGCCAGGCCATCGAGATGTTCGCCCAGTATCTGCCCGATATCTTGTTACTCGATCTAAGACTTCCCGACCAGAGCGGTATCAAGGTGATGCGCAAAATCCTCGCGGACCGCCCCGATGCGAAGATCATCTTTCTGAGCTCCTCGCAAGGCGACGCGAGCATCTTCGATGCAATCTCAAACGGCGCCTCCGGATACCTGGTAAAGGGAATCGACGGCGCCACGCTTGGCGAAGGCATTCGCCGAGTATGGGCTGGCGGACGCTGCCTGTCGCCCGAGGCGGCCGAGAAGCTCTCGCAACATGTCGCCTCGAAGAAGCTTAGCGAGCGGGAGATTGAAGTGCTGCAACTCATCTCCAAGGGCAACAGCAACAAGGAGATCGCCCGACTGCTCTTTGTGACGGAAGACACAATAAAGATGCATGTAAAGAAGATCCTGGGCAAGCTTCCTGCGAATGACCGGACCCAGGCGGTCGTGATCGCCATTCAGCGCGGTCTACTGGACGTCTGA
- a CDS encoding sensor histidine kinase, giving the protein MQERVTGLVPGEDGSLWIGTSAGLTHYEHGRFVAIANQAGLKRFPVDDLVPDHEGGLWVANHSRLFKANNHAFTPCLLPVDGHAGGLKAIAEATDRTLWVAGNQGVFALRGGKVSRHYGDAEGLPAANISFVDADARGNVYAGDGHRLFRLEGERFRIVQAPGLGNFVSLLTDHAGALWMASGGLHGISRNVEGTVDSFRMEQGLASNDARILFEDRSGDMWIGTIAGLQRLHNGRFTTYTVADGLPQGQNQYDAVFEDKGYSIWVGSLEDGVGRVHDGRFERFSVREGLKRGQVRGFADSDEGIVVAISDYGLFRLNGKHFVPIAGIPHGYITSPISDTTGALWFGLNGNGVFRLAHGSLRHFTTAEGLPGTRVSSLLLDEQGAVLVATNEGVAQFRGDRFVTIADIPVISIGRDDQRGGLWFGTGDGLVFWKSGHMRRITQAQGLPGNLVLAATTDDADNLWITTANAIAQVDRKQLDAVLTGAENTLWPKRFTQADGLGSRDVLPIGQVDIVRAHDGRIWLATANGLSVAETKTAPAPVAQVFVESIAIDEVLQQTADRIVVPPGRHRLTIIFTSPDLHSPEQLRFRYRLNGWDKDWLDAASVREITYTGLPPGDYQLRVVAANEDGVWSDREASVGVHIRPFFYQTKLFMILACLTLLASVIEITRRRTRYVAEQQRLRFQERAAERERIGYQIHDTIIQDLVGTALQLELIGMQIPENSEKTAYLLADLTARMREMVGKSRNMVSSLHSMATPQYHLLEVLREAAAEFRLGELPVLRLETRGKQPIIKPLVRDEVYRICREALANAFRHSNATRIDVCAAYTDEGIEISISDDGSGMDEETLRIGRSGHFGLSGMQAHAQRIGATVLIDSELNLGTTVRLNVPTPSRRWWHLVRNIVVTGMR; this is encoded by the coding sequence TTGCAGGAGCGTGTGACAGGGCTGGTACCGGGCGAAGACGGAAGCCTCTGGATTGGAACATCGGCAGGCCTGACTCACTACGAGCACGGCAGGTTTGTTGCAATCGCCAACCAGGCTGGGTTAAAGAGATTCCCAGTTGATGATCTTGTTCCAGATCATGAAGGCGGGCTATGGGTGGCCAATCATAGCCGATTGTTCAAAGCAAACAACCACGCATTTACTCCGTGTCTCCTACCCGTGGATGGGCATGCCGGCGGATTGAAGGCTATTGCTGAGGCTACCGATCGGACTCTTTGGGTTGCAGGGAATCAAGGAGTCTTTGCGCTTCGCGGAGGGAAGGTCTCTCGTCACTATGGAGATGCTGAAGGGCTTCCTGCGGCAAACATCTCGTTCGTTGATGCCGACGCTCGCGGGAATGTGTATGCCGGAGATGGGCATCGTCTCTTCAGGCTAGAAGGTGAGCGATTCAGAATCGTCCAGGCCCCTGGACTCGGCAACTTTGTCTCTCTATTGACGGATCACGCCGGTGCCCTATGGATGGCAAGCGGTGGTCTGCATGGGATCAGTCGCAATGTGGAGGGAACGGTCGATTCCTTCAGAATGGAGCAAGGTCTCGCGAGCAATGATGCGCGCATCCTCTTCGAAGATCGTTCGGGCGATATGTGGATCGGTACTATTGCCGGTTTGCAGCGCCTGCACAATGGCAGGTTTACAACCTACACCGTCGCTGACGGACTGCCTCAGGGGCAGAACCAATACGATGCTGTCTTTGAAGACAAGGGATACTCTATCTGGGTCGGATCCCTCGAAGATGGCGTCGGCCGAGTTCACGATGGCAGGTTTGAGCGATTCAGCGTTCGCGAGGGGCTCAAGCGCGGTCAGGTGAGAGGCTTCGCGGACTCCGATGAAGGAATCGTCGTTGCTATATCTGACTACGGTCTATTTCGATTGAACGGCAAACACTTTGTGCCCATCGCCGGCATCCCTCATGGATACATCACCTCACCGATAAGCGATACGACTGGCGCTCTTTGGTTCGGATTGAATGGCAATGGAGTCTTTCGGTTAGCCCATGGTTCGCTACGCCACTTCACGACGGCGGAGGGGCTTCCCGGAACGCGTGTGTCGTCCTTGCTCCTCGATGAACAAGGAGCAGTGCTCGTGGCTACCAATGAAGGCGTTGCGCAGTTCCGCGGCGATCGATTCGTAACCATCGCAGATATTCCGGTGATTTCCATCGGAAGGGACGACCAGCGTGGTGGCCTCTGGTTTGGAACTGGTGATGGGCTGGTGTTCTGGAAATCCGGCCACATGAGGCGCATCACGCAGGCGCAAGGTCTTCCGGGTAACCTCGTCCTTGCAGCGACAACCGATGACGCCGATAATCTGTGGATCACTACTGCGAATGCGATCGCACAGGTAGATCGCAAGCAATTAGACGCAGTGCTGACGGGCGCAGAAAACACATTATGGCCGAAGCGATTTACACAGGCCGACGGTCTCGGAAGTCGAGATGTCTTACCGATCGGTCAGGTAGACATAGTGCGCGCGCACGACGGACGCATCTGGTTGGCGACGGCGAATGGTCTGTCCGTCGCTGAGACGAAAACCGCTCCCGCTCCCGTTGCGCAGGTGTTTGTTGAATCGATTGCAATCGACGAAGTGCTCCAGCAGACTGCGGATCGGATCGTCGTGCCGCCGGGTCGCCATCGACTTACCATCATCTTCACCTCGCCCGATCTGCACTCACCGGAACAACTGCGCTTTCGTTACCGGCTCAATGGCTGGGATAAGGATTGGTTAGACGCAGCCTCGGTCCGCGAAATCACCTACACCGGACTGCCTCCGGGCGACTATCAGCTACGCGTCGTCGCTGCTAACGAAGACGGAGTGTGGAGTGACAGAGAGGCGTCGGTAGGCGTGCACATCCGTCCCTTCTTCTACCAGACCAAACTCTTCATGATCCTTGCATGTCTAACCTTGCTTGCCAGCGTCATCGAGATCACACGGCGACGAACGAGGTATGTCGCGGAGCAACAACGACTGAGGTTTCAGGAACGTGCTGCAGAGCGTGAGCGCATCGGATACCAGATTCACGACACCATCATTCAGGATCTCGTCGGCACCGCGCTCCAACTCGAGCTTATCGGTATGCAGATACCAGAGAACTCAGAAAAAACAGCGTATCTCCTTGCAGACTTGACCGCGCGAATGAGGGAGATGGTGGGTAAGAGCCGCAACATGGTGTCGAGCCTGCATTCCATGGCCACTCCTCAGTACCATCTTCTTGAAGTGTTGAGGGAAGCTGCTGCGGAGTTTCGGCTCGGAGAACTGCCCGTCTTGAGGCTTGAAACAAGGGGCAAACAGCCAATTATTAAGCCGCTTGTCCGCGATGAGGTCTATCGCATCTGTCGGGAAGCACTAGCCAATGCCTTTCGCCATTCCAATGCCACCCGGATCGATGTCTGTGCTGCGTATACGGACGAGGGGATAGAGATTTCGATCAGCGACGACGGGAGTGGAATGGATGAGGAGACCCTCAGAATCGGTAGGTCGGGACACTTCGGCTTGAGCGGCATGCAGGCGCACGCTCAGCGTATTGGGGCAACTGTTCTGATCGACAGCGAACTGAATCTGGGAACCACTGTACGGCTGAACGTGCCGACGCCCTCGCGCCGCTGGTGGCATCTCGTCAGAAATATAGTAGTGACCGGTATGCGCTGA
- a CDS encoding amidohydrolase/deacetylase family metallohydrolase, whose product MFPAPKPNEYHAFKLCLHRQRIDWGVMNLFSWKQGIAPFCLAVTLATSGSLSAQQALPAYDLLLSNGHVLDDKNHVDAIMDVAIKDGRVAKVAVHIPATDALKTIDVKGLYVTPGLIDLHVHVYAGTGERNSYAGDNSVPPDGFTFRVGVTTVVDAGCSGWRNFEDFKDRIIDRSKTRVFAMLDIVGSGMRGGKYEQNTADMDGVATAAMALKYPNTIVGIKTAHFEGPEWTPVEQAVIAGTRANIPVMVDFGVDRPTRPIFDLMTQKLRPGDIYTHMYSGLRHEQDPVTLGPSKALIEGRKRGIYFDVGQGGGSFKWSLAVPMIKDGFIPDSISTDLHITSMNAAMKDQLNVADKIMAVGVPLKEVVAEMTSHPAREIRHEELGNLSEGSIADVAVLRLEKGKFGFTDMVDKRLDGNQKLICELTIKDGKIVYDLNGISATLWTAKPDPNEKEAYRWSTFAPRRHAEASTDTEH is encoded by the coding sequence ATGTTCCCAGCGCCGAAACCAAATGAGTATCACGCATTCAAACTTTGTTTGCATCGTCAACGCATCGATTGGGGAGTCATGAATTTGTTTTCGTGGAAACAAGGTATAGCGCCTTTCTGTCTCGCAGTTACCCTCGCGACAAGCGGTAGCTTATCGGCTCAGCAGGCTTTGCCGGCATACGATCTGCTATTGAGCAACGGCCATGTCCTAGATGATAAGAACCACGTCGACGCCATCATGGACGTGGCAATCAAAGACGGCCGAGTTGCAAAGGTTGCCGTACACATCCCTGCGACCGATGCACTAAAGACCATTGACGTTAAGGGACTTTATGTCACTCCTGGACTCATTGACCTTCACGTTCATGTCTACGCGGGCACGGGTGAGCGCAACTCCTATGCTGGCGATAATAGCGTTCCACCGGATGGATTCACCTTCCGGGTGGGCGTAACGACCGTGGTGGACGCAGGCTGCTCTGGCTGGCGCAACTTCGAGGACTTCAAGGACCGCATCATTGACCGTTCGAAGACCAGAGTTTTTGCAATGCTCGATATCGTCGGCTCAGGAATGCGCGGGGGCAAGTACGAACAGAACACCGCTGACATGGACGGAGTGGCAACTGCAGCGATGGCTCTCAAGTATCCCAACACAATCGTCGGTATCAAGACGGCCCACTTTGAAGGTCCTGAATGGACACCGGTCGAGCAGGCTGTTATCGCCGGGACCCGCGCCAACATTCCTGTCATGGTCGACTTCGGCGTTGATCGTCCAACTCGCCCGATTTTCGATCTTATGACCCAGAAGCTTCGCCCTGGCGACATCTACACACATATGTACTCTGGTCTTCGCCATGAGCAGGATCCCGTCACGCTGGGTCCGAGCAAAGCCCTCATCGAAGGCCGCAAGCGCGGGATCTACTTTGACGTGGGACAGGGAGGCGGCAGCTTCAAATGGTCGCTCGCAGTCCCGATGATCAAGGATGGATTTATCCCCGATTCCATTTCGACCGATCTTCACATCACCAGTATGAACGCGGCTATGAAAGACCAGTTGAACGTTGCCGATAAGATCATGGCTGTGGGTGTGCCTCTCAAGGAGGTCGTTGCGGAGATGACCTCTCATCCCGCCCGTGAGATTCGCCATGAAGAGCTGGGGAATCTCTCTGAAGGGTCGATTGCGGACGTCGCGGTGCTTCGTCTGGAAAAAGGCAAGTTCGGATTTACCGACATGGTGGACAAACGCCTCGATGGCAACCAGAAGCTCATCTGTGAACTCACCATCAAGGATGGAAAGATCGTGTACGACCTGAATGGAATCAGCGCCACGCTGTGGACAGCGAAACCTGACCCTAACGAAAAGGAGGCATATCGATGGAGCACCTTCGCACCTCGCCGCCACGCAGAAGCAAGTACAGACACCGAACACTAA
- a CDS encoding PLP-dependent transferase, which yields MSLFRTARWSRREVLKQSGMLSAFGAVTSISPLAATAQQKASAQRTIMHEGTETDNLFTRIGVRPIVNGRGTFTIISGSRSLPQVKQAMYDASFYFVHLDELMEAVGKELGQLTGAEWGIATTGCEAAIALATIACIAGTDPEKSQALPYIKTRDQVIIPKHSRNPYDFGVRMTGVEIVEVDSAEELRSKLSERTAMIYILSGPDAERGPLSIPSICSMAKEKGVPVFVDAAAEEPLVPNIHIQHGASLVGYSGGKCMRGPQSSGMLIGQKDLCRAAYFQAAPHHNYGRAYKCSKEEVMGLLAAVRQWYKRDHAAEQQEWLSWLQYIEKRVQGLPSVTTEYLQPEDLSNRSPRLRIHWDATSLKITGTELVARLDAGAPRILVDGGTGTRPAHMASSITIMPYMMDPGEDRIIADAIYEGLTKPGHYEDPVIPTGAPAQVDGKWAIAIQYSRGVGEQHFILEQSGGDLTGRQQGELYKADLKGTIHANQLELHSNMDVSGNTIPWTFRGIVEGNTIVGTVNMGEYGDASWKATRV from the coding sequence ATGTCTCTCTTTCGCACCGCACGGTGGTCACGGCGTGAAGTCCTCAAGCAGTCTGGTATGCTCTCTGCTTTTGGAGCTGTAACTTCAATCTCACCCCTGGCTGCGACGGCGCAGCAAAAGGCATCCGCTCAGCGGACGATCATGCATGAAGGCACAGAGACCGACAATCTCTTTACCCGCATTGGCGTACGTCCTATCGTAAACGGTCGCGGCACCTTCACCATTATCAGCGGCTCCCGGTCTCTGCCTCAGGTGAAGCAGGCGATGTACGACGCATCGTTTTACTTTGTTCATCTCGACGAGCTTATGGAGGCTGTTGGCAAAGAGTTGGGGCAGTTGACAGGGGCGGAGTGGGGCATTGCTACGACCGGATGCGAAGCGGCCATTGCACTCGCTACGATTGCATGTATCGCAGGAACCGATCCGGAGAAGTCTCAGGCTCTTCCTTACATCAAGACACGCGATCAGGTCATCATTCCTAAACACTCCCGGAATCCTTACGATTTCGGGGTTCGCATGACGGGAGTAGAGATCGTTGAAGTGGACTCCGCAGAGGAGCTTCGCAGTAAGCTTTCAGAGCGCACGGCGATGATCTATATTCTGTCGGGACCAGATGCAGAACGGGGTCCGCTTAGTATCCCCAGTATCTGCTCGATGGCAAAGGAAAAGGGTGTTCCCGTCTTCGTGGATGCCGCTGCTGAGGAGCCGCTTGTCCCTAACATCCACATTCAGCATGGTGCTTCTCTAGTCGGCTACTCGGGAGGCAAGTGCATGCGCGGGCCACAATCGTCCGGAATGCTTATCGGACAGAAAGATCTGTGCCGGGCGGCTTACTTTCAGGCAGCGCCGCATCACAACTATGGTCGTGCTTACAAGTGCAGTAAGGAAGAGGTGATGGGGCTGCTGGCTGCGGTGCGCCAATGGTACAAACGCGACCATGCGGCAGAGCAGCAGGAGTGGCTCTCCTGGCTTCAGTACATTGAGAAACGGGTGCAGGGGCTGCCTTCGGTCACGACCGAGTACCTGCAGCCGGAAGATCTCTCTAACCGCTCACCGCGTCTCCGTATTCACTGGGATGCGACCTCGCTGAAGATCACGGGCACTGAGCTTGTCGCCCGTCTTGATGCAGGCGCACCAAGAATTCTTGTCGATGGCGGCACTGGCACTCGTCCCGCTCACATGGCCAGTTCGATCACCATCATGCCGTACATGATGGATCCCGGAGAAGACCGCATCATCGCGGATGCGATCTACGAGGGTCTCACTAAACCTGGCCATTATGAAGATCCTGTCATTCCGACCGGAGCCCCAGCACAAGTAGACGGGAAGTGGGCCATTGCGATTCAATATTCGCGTGGCGTCGGGGAGCAGCACTTCATTCTTGAACAAAGCGGAGGGGACCTTACTGGTAGACAGCAGGGTGAACTCTACAAAGCCGATCTGAAAGGCACCATTCATGCGAACCAGCTTGAACTGCATAGCAATATGGACGTTAGCGGAAACACAATTCCGTGGACGTTTCGTGGAATAGTTGAGGGCAATACAATCGTCGGAACCGTCAACATGGGAGAGTACGGAGACGCAAGCTGGAAGGCGACCCGTGTCTGA
- a CDS encoding RidA family protein has product MEKQSRRGLLKNAAKAAVVATGGAALAGTAKAQVTGKLEKRSYPPKSASEPVPLFSSAVSYGNLLFLAGVGAHFQGTIEEHTKHVLDELEKNLTAAGSSMEKVLKVNVYLNDINDWAKMNTVYGGRWGKIPPVRTTIAPAGGIPGNSLVEIDLIAYI; this is encoded by the coding sequence ATGGAAAAGCAGTCCAGAAGAGGTCTTCTCAAGAACGCTGCCAAAGCAGCCGTTGTTGCAACAGGAGGCGCGGCTCTCGCAGGGACGGCGAAGGCGCAGGTAACCGGCAAGCTTGAGAAGAGATCTTATCCGCCCAAATCAGCTTCAGAACCGGTTCCCCTGTTCTCAAGCGCCGTTTCATATGGCAACCTTCTCTTTCTTGCGGGAGTCGGAGCGCATTTTCAAGGGACAATTGAAGAGCATACAAAGCATGTTCTTGATGAACTTGAGAAGAATCTGACCGCAGCGGGCTCTTCCATGGAGAAGGTCCTCAAGGTCAACGTGTATCTCAACGACATCAACGACTGGGCAAAGATGAACACTGTTTACGGCGGCCGCTGGGGCAAGATCCCTCCGGTACGCACAACGATTGCCCCCGCCGGCGGCATTCCGGGAAATTCGCTCGTAGAGATCGATCTTATTGCCTATATCTGA